In one Gopherus evgoodei ecotype Sinaloan lineage chromosome 1, rGopEvg1_v1.p, whole genome shotgun sequence genomic region, the following are encoded:
- the LOC115649360 gene encoding rano class II histocompatibility antigen, A beta chain-like isoform X2 → MATGGIPGIARNCWAGVLIVAIALRTHRAHCTDPPEHFLLQEKSECHYTNGMQQVRYLKRLIWGQQEICYYDSDLGFSVARTELGRPIAEYWNRLEWLSYLWASVEKFCSYNHRRFENITVGRQVKPRVKISTLKAESSHRPSLLVCAATGFYPSEIATKWFKNGQEETAGVVSRELLHNGDWTFQIQVTLETKPRWGDVYTCQVEHVSLQTPITMQWVAQSDSAKSKMFVGIGGFVLGLIFMVLGLLVYQKNKKGTFGEIEVGDSSGML, encoded by the exons ATGGCCACCGGGGGGATCCCTGGGATCGCCAGGAACTGCTGGGCTGGGGTTCTAATAGTGGCGATAGCACTGAGAACTCACAGAGCTCATTGCACAGACCCTCCAG AGCATTTCCTGCTGCAGGAGAAGTCTGAGTGTCACTACACCAATGGCATGCAGCAGGTGAGGTATCTGAAAAGACTGATCTGGGGCCAGCAGGAGATCTGTTACTATGACAGTGACTTGGGCTTCTCGGTGGCCCGCACGGAACTGGGTCGGCCGATCGCAGAGTATTGGAACCGGCTGGAGTGGCTGAGCTACTTGTGGGCTTCAGTGGAGAAGTTCTGCAGTTATAACCACAGGAGATTTGAGAACATCACTGTGGGTAGGCAAG ttaAGCCCAGAGTGAAAATTTCTACCCTGAAAGCAGAGTCTTCCCACCGCCCCAGCTTGCTGGTTTGCGCTGCAACAGGGTTTTATCCTTCTGAGATAGCGACCAAGTGGTTCAAAAATGGGCAGGAGGAGACAGCTGGAGTTGTATCCAGGGAGCTGCTACATAATGGAGACTGGACCTTCCAGATCCAGGTGACGCTGGAAACAAAACCCAGGTGGGGAGATGTCTACACCTGCCAAGTGGAGCACGTCAGCCTGCAAacacccatcaccatgcagtgGG TGGCACAGTCTGACTCTGCCAAGAGCAAGATGTTCGTTGGAATTGGGGGCTTCGTACTGGGGTTGATCTTCATGGTGCTGGGACTTCTTGTCTACCAGAAGAATAAGAAAG
- the LOC115649360 gene encoding DLA class II histocompatibility antigen, DR-1 beta chain-like isoform X3, giving the protein MATGGIPGIARNCWAGVLIVAIALRTHRAHCTDPPEHFLLQEKSECHYTNGMQQVRYLKRLIWGQQEICYYDSDLGFSVARTELGRPIAEYWNRLEWLSYLWASVEKFCSYNHRRFENITVGRQVKPRVKISTLKAESSHRPSLLVCAATGFYPSEIATKWFKNGQEETAGVVSRELLHNGDWTFQIQVTLETKPRWGDVYTCQVEHVSLQTPITMQWVAQSDSAKSKMFVGIGGFVLGLIFMVLGLLVYQKNKKDL; this is encoded by the exons ATGGCCACCGGGGGGATCCCTGGGATCGCCAGGAACTGCTGGGCTGGGGTTCTAATAGTGGCGATAGCACTGAGAACTCACAGAGCTCATTGCACAGACCCTCCAG AGCATTTCCTGCTGCAGGAGAAGTCTGAGTGTCACTACACCAATGGCATGCAGCAGGTGAGGTATCTGAAAAGACTGATCTGGGGCCAGCAGGAGATCTGTTACTATGACAGTGACTTGGGCTTCTCGGTGGCCCGCACGGAACTGGGTCGGCCGATCGCAGAGTATTGGAACCGGCTGGAGTGGCTGAGCTACTTGTGGGCTTCAGTGGAGAAGTTCTGCAGTTATAACCACAGGAGATTTGAGAACATCACTGTGGGTAGGCAAG ttaAGCCCAGAGTGAAAATTTCTACCCTGAAAGCAGAGTCTTCCCACCGCCCCAGCTTGCTGGTTTGCGCTGCAACAGGGTTTTATCCTTCTGAGATAGCGACCAAGTGGTTCAAAAATGGGCAGGAGGAGACAGCTGGAGTTGTATCCAGGGAGCTGCTACATAATGGAGACTGGACCTTCCAGATCCAGGTGACGCTGGAAACAAAACCCAGGTGGGGAGATGTCTACACCTGCCAAGTGGAGCACGTCAGCCTGCAAacacccatcaccatgcagtgGG TGGCACAGTCTGACTCTGCCAAGAGCAAGATGTTCGTTGGAATTGGGGGCTTCGTACTGGGGTTGATCTTCATGGTGCTGGGACTTCTTGTCTACCAGAAGAATAAGAAAG ATCTGTGA
- the LOC115649360 gene encoding rano class II histocompatibility antigen, A beta chain-like isoform X1: MATGGIPGIARNCWAGVLIVAIALRTHRAHCTDPPEHFLLQEKSECHYTNGMQQVRYLKRLIWGQQEICYYDSDLGFSVARTELGRPIAEYWNRLEWLSYLWASVEKFCSYNHRRFENITVGRQVKPRVKISTLKAESSHRPSLLVCAATGFYPSEIATKWFKNGQEETAGVVSRELLHNGDWTFQIQVTLETKPRWGDVYTCQVEHVSLQTPITMQWVAQSDSAKSKMFVGIGGFVLGLIFMVLGLLVYQKNKKGYLCLDTADSQAAGSDRGSTTNLLLCA, encoded by the exons ATGGCCACCGGGGGGATCCCTGGGATCGCCAGGAACTGCTGGGCTGGGGTTCTAATAGTGGCGATAGCACTGAGAACTCACAGAGCTCATTGCACAGACCCTCCAG AGCATTTCCTGCTGCAGGAGAAGTCTGAGTGTCACTACACCAATGGCATGCAGCAGGTGAGGTATCTGAAAAGACTGATCTGGGGCCAGCAGGAGATCTGTTACTATGACAGTGACTTGGGCTTCTCGGTGGCCCGCACGGAACTGGGTCGGCCGATCGCAGAGTATTGGAACCGGCTGGAGTGGCTGAGCTACTTGTGGGCTTCAGTGGAGAAGTTCTGCAGTTATAACCACAGGAGATTTGAGAACATCACTGTGGGTAGGCAAG ttaAGCCCAGAGTGAAAATTTCTACCCTGAAAGCAGAGTCTTCCCACCGCCCCAGCTTGCTGGTTTGCGCTGCAACAGGGTTTTATCCTTCTGAGATAGCGACCAAGTGGTTCAAAAATGGGCAGGAGGAGACAGCTGGAGTTGTATCCAGGGAGCTGCTACATAATGGAGACTGGACCTTCCAGATCCAGGTGACGCTGGAAACAAAACCCAGGTGGGGAGATGTCTACACCTGCCAAGTGGAGCACGTCAGCCTGCAAacacccatcaccatgcagtgGG TGGCACAGTCTGACTCTGCCAAGAGCAAGATGTTCGTTGGAATTGGGGGCTTCGTACTGGGGTTGATCTTCATGGTGCTGGGACTTCTTGTCTACCAGAAGAATAAGAAAG GATACCTGTGCTTGGACACTGCAGACTCTCAGGCTGCTGGGAGTGACAGGGGCAGCACTACAAACTTACTGCTCTGTGCCTAA